Proteins encoded by one window of Homo sapiens chromosome 10, GRCh38.p14 Primary Assembly:
- the WNT8B gene encoding protein Wnt-8b precursor, giving the protein MFLSKPSVYICLFTCVLQLSHSWSVNNFLMTGPKAYLIYSSSVAAGAQSGIEECKYQFAWDRWNCPERALQLSSHGGLRSANRETAFVHAISSAGVMYTLTRNCSLGDFDNCGCDDSRNGQLGGQGWLWGGCSDNVGFGEAISKQFVDALETGQDARAAMNLHNNEAGRKAVKGTMKRTCKCHGVSGSCTTQTCWLQLPEFREVGAHLKEKYHAALKVDLLQGAGNSAAGRGAIADTFRSISTRELVHLEDSPDYCLENKTLGLLGTEGRECLRRGRALGRWERRSCRRLCGDCGLAVEERRAETVSSCNCKFHWCCAVRCEQCRRRVTKYFCSRAERPRGGAAHKPGRKP; this is encoded by the exons GTCGGTGAACAATTTCCTGATGACTGGTCCAAAG GCTTACCTGATTTACTCCAGCAGTGTGGCAGCTGGTGCCCAGAGTGGTATTGAAGAATGCAAGTATCAGTTTGCCTGGGACCGCTGGAACTGCCCTGAGAGAGCCCTGCAGCTGTCCAGCCATGGTGGGCTTCGCAGTG CCAATCGGGAGACAGCATTTGTGCATGCCATCAGTTCTGCTGGAGTCATGTACACCCTGACTAGAAACTGCAGCCTTGGAGATTTTGATAACTGTGGCTGTGATGACTCCCGCAACGGGCAACTGG GGGGACAAGGCTGGCtgtggggaggctgcagtgacaaTGTGGGCTTCGGAGAGGCGATTTCCAAGCAGTTTGTCGATGCCCTGGAAACAGGACAGGATGCACGGGCAGCCATGAACCTGCACAACAACGAGGCTGGCCGCAAG GCGGTGAAGGGCACCATGAAACGCACGTGCAAGTGCCACGGCGTGTCTGGCAGCTGCACCACGCAGACCTGTTGGCTGCAGCTGCCCGAGTTCCGCGAGGTGGGCGCGCACCTGAAGGAGAAGTACCACGCAGCACTCAAGGTGGACCTGCTGCAGGGTGCTGGCAACAGCGCGGCCGGCCGCGGCGCCATCGCCGACACCTTTCGCTCCATCTCTACCCGGGAGCTGGTGCACCTGGAGGACTCCCCGGACTACTGCCTGGAGAACAAAACGCTAGGGCTGCTGGGCACCGAAGGCCGAGAGTGCCTAAGGCGCGGGCGGGCCCTGGGTCGCTGGGAACGCCGCAGCTGCCGCCGGCTCTGCGGGGACTGCGGGCTGGCGGTGGAGGAGCGCCGGGCCGAGACCGTGTCCAGCTGCAACTGCAAGTTCCACTGGTGCTGCGCAGTCCGCTGCGAGCAGTGCCGCCGGAGGGTCACCAAGTACTTCTGTAGCCGCGCAGAGCGGCCGCGGGGGGGCGCTGCGCACAAACCCGGGAGAAAACCCTAA
- the SEC31B gene encoding protein transport protein Sec31B: MKLKELERPAVQAWSPASQYPLYLATGTSAQQLDSSFSTNGTLEIFEVDFRDPSLDLKHRGVLSALSRFHKLVWGSFGSGLLESSGVIVGGGDNGMLILYNVTHILSSGKEPVIAQKQKHTGAVRALDLNPFQGNLLASGASDSEIFIWDLNNLNVPMTLGSKSQQPPEDIKALSWNRQAQHILSSAHPSGKAVVWDLRKNEPIIKVSDHSNRMHCSGLAWHPDIATQLVLCSEDDRLPVIQLWDLRFASSPLKVLESHSRGILSVSWSQADAELLLTSAKDSQILCRNLGSSEVVYKLPTQSSWCFDVQWCPRDPSVFSAASFNGWISLYSVMGRSWEVQHMRQADKISSSFSKGQPLPPLQVPEQVAQAPLIPPLKKPPKWIRRPTGVSFAFGGKLVTFGLPSTPAHLVPQPCPRLVFISQVTTESEFLMRSAELQEALGSGNLLNYCQNKSQQALLQSEKMLWQFLKVTLEQDSRMKFLKLLGYSKDELQKKVATWLKSDVGLGESPQPKGNDLNSDRQQAFCSQASKHTTKEASASSAFFDELVPQNMTPWEIPITKDIDGLLSQALLLGELGPAVELCLKEERFADAIILAQAGGTDLLKQTQERYLAKKKTKISSLLACVVQKNWKDVVCTCSLKNWREALALLLTYSGTEKFPELCDMLGTRMEQEGSRALTSEARLCYVCSGSVERLVECWAKCHQALSPMALQDLMEKVMVLNRSLEQLRGPHGVSPGPATTYRVTQYANLLAAQGSLATAMSFLPRDCAQPPVQQLRDRLFHAQGSAVLGQQSPPFPFPRIVVGATLHSKETSSYRLGSQPSHQVPTPSPRPRVFTPQSSPAMPLAPSHPSPYQGPRTQNISDYRAPGPQAIQPLPLSPGVRPASSQPQLLGGQRVQVPNPVGFPGTWPLPGSPLPMACPGIMRPGSTSLPETPRLFPLLPLRPLGPGRMVSHTPAPPASFPVPYLPGDPGAPCSSVLPTTGILTPHPGPQDSWKEAPAPRGNLQRNKLPETFMPPAPITAPVMSLTPELQGILPSQPPVSSVSHAPPGVPGELSLQLQHLPPEKMERKELPPEHQSLKSSFEALLQRCSLSATDLKTKRKLEEAAQRLEYLYEKLCEGTLSPHVVAGLHEVARCVDAGSFEQGLAVHAQVAGCSSFSEVSSFMPILKAVLIIAHKLLV; the protein is encoded by the exons ATGAAGCTGAAGGAACTTGAGCGGCCAGCTGTCCAGGCATGGAGCCCAGCCAGCCAATACCCTTTGTATCTGGCCACAG GAACATCTGCCCAACAGCTAGATTCCTCCTTCAGCACAAATGGCACATTGGAAATATTTGAGGTTGATTTCAGGGACCCTTCTCTGGACTTGAAACACAGAGGAGTCCTTTCTGCCTTGAGCAG GTTTCACAAGCTGGTCTGGGGGAGCTTTGGCAGTGGGCTTCTGGAAAGCTCCGGGGTTATTGTTGGCGGCGGGGACAATGGCATGCTTATTCTATACAATGTGACCCACATCCTGTCTTCGGGGAAGGAGCCTGTGATTGCTCAGAAACAGAAGCACACGGGGGCTGTCAGAGCCCTCGACTTGAATCCTTTCCAG GGCAACCTCCTGGCTTCAGGGGCCAGCGATTCTGAAATCTTCATTTGGGATCTGAATAACTTGAATGTGCCAATGACCCTGGGATCCAAGTCACAG CAGCCTCCAGAGGACATCAAGGCACTGTCTTGGAACCGGCAAGCCCAACACATTCTGTCTTCTGCTCACCCCAGTGGCAAGGCAGTTGTGTGGGATCTCAGGAAGAATGAACCTATCATCAAAGTCAGTGATCACAGCAACAGG ATGCACTGCTCAGGCCTGGCCTGGCATCCTGACATAGCCACCCAGTTAGTGCTGTGCTCAGAGGATGATCGACTTCCCGTGATTCAGCTGTGGGACTTGCGCTTTGCCTCCTCGCCCTTGAAGGTGCTGGAGAGCCACAGCAG GGGGATCTTGTCAGTGTCATGGAGCCAGGCTGATGCTGAGCTGCTGCTCACTAGTGCTAAGGACAGCCAGATCTTGTGCCGGAACCTGGGGAGCAGTGAG GTGGTATATAAGCTACCAACACAGAGCAGCTGGTGCTTTGATGTGCAGTGGTGCCCTCGGGACCCTTCAGTGTTCTCTGCTGCCTCCTTCAACGGCTGGATCAGTTTGTACTCTGTGATGGGTAGGAGCTGGGAAGTCCAGCATATGAGACAGGCTGACAAG ATCTCCTCTTCCTTCAGCAAAGGCCAGCCTCTCCCACCACTGCAGGTGCCAGAGCAAGTGGCACAAGCACCACTGATACCTCCCCTGAAAAAACCCCCCAAATGGATTAGAAGACCAACAGGTGTTTCATTTGCT TTTGGAGGGAAGCTGGTTACTTTTGGCCTCCCCAGCACCCCTGCCCATCTGGTGCCACAGCCTTGCCCCCGCCTAGTCTTCATCAGTCAAGTCACCACAGAATCTGAATTCCTGATGCGATCAGCTGAGCTGCAGGAGGCCTTGGGATCAGGAAATCTACTGAATTACTGTCAGAACAAGAGCCAGCAAGCTTTACTGCAAAGTGAAAAGATGCTGTGGCAGTTCCTGAAG GTGACCTTAGAGCAAGACTCCAGAATGAAATTCCTAAAGCTTTTAGGATACAGTAAAGATGAGCTTCAGAAGAAG GTGGCCACATGGTTGAAGAGTGACGTGGGGCTAGGTGAGAGTCCTCAGCCCAAGGGAAATGACCTCAACAGTGACAGACAACAGGCCTtctgcagccag GCCTCCAAACACACCACAAAGGAAGCCTCTGCTTCCTCAGCCTTCTTTGATGAGCTGGTCCCTCAGAACATGACTCCTTGGGAGATCCCCATCACAAAAG ATATTGATGGACTCCTAAGCCAGGCTCTCCTGCTTGGGGAACTGGGTCCGGCCGTGGAGCTGTGTCTGAAGGAGGAGCGCTTTGCTGATGCCATTAtcctggcccaggctgggggtACAGATCTGCTGAAGCAAACACAGGAGCGCTACTTGGccaagaagaaaaccaaaatctCCTCG CTTCTAGCCTGTGTTGTGCAAAAGAATTGGAAGGatgtggtgtgtacctgtagccTGAAGAACTGGAGAGAGGCACTGGCTTTGCTACTGACATACTCAGGCACAGAGAAATTTCCCGAGCTCTGTG ACATGCTGGGAACTCGCATGGAACAGGAGGGCAGCAGGGCACTAACCTCCGAAGCCAGACTCTGTTATGTGTGCTCAGGGAGTGTGGAGCGGCTGGTGGAGTGctgggcaaaatgccaccaggcTTTGTCCCCCATGGCTCTGCAG GACCTGATGGAGAAGGTGATGGTTCTTAACAGGAGCTTGGAGCAACTGCGGGGTCCTCATGGGGTGAGCCCAGGCCCTGCCACAACCTACAGGGTCACTCAGTATGCCAACCTCCTGGCAGCCCAGGGCAGCCTGGCCACTGCCATGAGCTTTCTACCCAGGGACTGTGCTCAG CCACCAGTTCAGCAGCTAAGAGATCGGCTTTTTCATGCTCAAGGTTCTGCTGTCTTGGGCCAACAGTctccccctttccccttcccccggATTGTTGTGGGAGCTACCCTCCACTCTAAAGAGACATCATCTTACAGATTGGGATCCCAGCCTTCTCACCAG gTCCCAACTCCATCTCCAAGGCCAAGGGTTTTCACCCCTCAGTCATCACCAGCGATGCCCTTGGCACCTTCCCATCCTAGCCCTTATCAGGGTCCCAGGACACAGAATATAAGTGACTACAGGGCACCTGGGCCCCAGGCCATCCAGCCTTTGCCTTTGAGCCCTGGGGTAAGGCCTG CTTCATCTCAGCCACAGCTATTAGGAGGGCAAAGGGTGCAAGTTCCTAACCCGGTGGGATTCCCTGGGACATGGCCTCTTCCTGGTTCCCCTCTACCCATGGCATGCCCAGGCATCATGCGACCTGGCTCTACCTCCCTGCCTGAGACTCCTAGACTGTTCCCTCTGCTTCCTCTGAGACCACTAGGTCCCGGCCGCATGGTCTCCcacaccccagcccctcctgcaAGCTTCCCTGTGCCATACCTTCCAGGGGACCCAGGTGCCCCATGCTCTAGTGTCCTCCCAACCACTGGCATCTTGACTCCTCACCCAG GACCTCAAGATTCCTGGAAAGAAGCCCCAGCCCCCAGGGGAAACCTCCAGAGGAACAAG CTGCCAGAGACATTTATGCCCCCAGCACCAATTACTGCTCCAGTTATGAGCCTCACCCCTGAGCTACAAGGGATTCTTCCCTCACAGCCCCCTGTCTCCAGTGTGAGTCATGCTCCCCCAGGAGTTCCAGGAGAACTCAGCCTGCAG CTTCAGCACCTGCCACCTGAGAAGATGGAAAGGAAGGAGCTGCCCCCAGAGCATCAGTCCTTGAAGAGCAGCTTTGAGGCGCTTCTCCAACGCTGCTCCCTGTCTGCAACTGACTTA AAGACAAAaaggaagctggaagaggcagccCAGCGTCTGGAGTATCTATATGAGAAGCTCTGTGAGGGGACA CTCTCACCTCATGTCGTGGCTGGGCTCCATGAGGTTGCCCGATGTGTGGATGCAGGAAGCTTTGAGCAGGGCCTTGCAGTGCATGCCCAGGTGGCGGGCTGTAGCAGCTTCAGCGAGGTGTCCAGCTTCATGCCTATCCTGAAGGCTGTCCTCATCATCGCTCATAAGCTGCTGGTCTAA